The Pseudarthrobacter sp. NS4 genome includes a window with the following:
- a CDS encoding Pls/PosA family non-ribosomal peptide synthetase, with product MEQPSAGARTYPTQLPGSGATPPVRTLIDILQDTAARFPDASALDDGHRSLSYSQLMDEVRAAARRLHQAGFGAGDRIGVRIPSGTNELYVSILAVLLVGAAYVPVDADDPEERARLVFGEAQVAGVLEAGGLLQVSTPGGSSRTAPFAGARPPVPDDDAWVIFTSGSTGTPKGVAVQHRSAAAFVDAEARIFLQNEPLGPQDRVLAGLSVAFDASCEEMWLAWRHGACLVPAPRALVRTGMDLGPWLINHGISAVSTVPTLAALWPAEALENVRLLIFGGEACPPELAGRLAVQGREVWNTYGPTEATVVACAAPLGGPGPVRIGLPLDGWDLAVVDRHGVPVAEGEVGELIIGGVGLARYLDPAKDAEKYAPMPSLGWARAYRSGDLVRYEQAGLVFEGRADEQVKLGGRRIELGEIDAALQSLPQVAGAAAAVQTTAAGNQILVGYLAPVSGQELDLAAARNQLAASLPAALVPLLTAVEALPTKTSGKVDRHALPWPLAGTGAAEADTAPLNLPDDAAWIVEQWSAVLGSPVTSLDADFFAYGGGSLSAAQLVSALRARYPTITVADIYATPRIGALVELARQSRPGGTAVPAPGRAIRPTARKSQVFQTLMGVPLHILVGMRWLTYVMAANNILAALAGFSAAPTVSWWWVGASWLVFVSPAGRMAISVGAARFLLRGARPGTYPRSGRVHLRLWLAEQIQDLAGAISLASAPWVPYYARALGAKIGKDVQLHSLPPVTGLLSLGNGANVEPEVDLSGWWIDGDSVHIGAIRIGSGATVGARSTLMPGASVGAGAQVEAGSAVVGKVKAGHLAAGSPARRQGKAKRSAPATPVQNPVTARLWFVGFAAASAVLAMIPYLSAAAALWVAFLFIQGSTSLSGALPQLLVALPLSSLAWFLTNAVLVLAAVRLLSIGLTEGYHRVRSRTGWQVWATERVMDLARELLFPIYASLFTPVWLRLLGAKIGRNVEASTVLLIPSMTTVGEGAFLADDTMVASYELDSGWLRVAPAKIGKRSFLGNSGMTAAGRSVPKNSLVAVLSTTPAKAKSGTSWLGSPPVRLRRTAIASDHARTFQPPLKLRVARSLWELGRFLPVMLTVGIAAGTMLAFDWLAAAFNYGVAAILSGIVMLVAGAVAAGASVLAKWVLVGRIRPGEHPLWSSFIWRNEVVDTFIELVSAPWFARAATGTPALVWWLRALGAKIGSGTWCESYWLPEADLVTLGRNATVNRGCVVQTHLFHDRVMSMDTVTLEDGATMGPHGVILPQASVGAGGTVGPASLVMRGETIPAATYWMGNPVSPWRGPAAHPD from the coding sequence CTGGAACAGCCTTCGGCGGGTGCCCGCACCTACCCGACCCAGCTGCCGGGGTCCGGCGCCACTCCCCCGGTCCGGACGCTGATCGACATCCTGCAGGACACTGCTGCACGTTTTCCCGACGCTTCTGCCCTGGATGACGGCCACCGCTCCCTCAGTTACTCGCAGTTGATGGATGAAGTCCGGGCGGCGGCCAGGCGGCTGCACCAGGCCGGGTTCGGCGCCGGCGACAGGATCGGCGTGCGGATTCCGTCCGGGACCAACGAACTCTATGTCTCCATTCTCGCCGTGCTCCTGGTGGGAGCGGCCTACGTTCCGGTGGACGCGGACGATCCCGAGGAGCGTGCCCGGCTGGTCTTTGGCGAGGCCCAGGTGGCGGGCGTCCTGGAAGCCGGCGGCCTGCTCCAGGTATCCACCCCCGGCGGTTCCAGCCGTACCGCTCCTTTTGCCGGTGCCCGGCCCCCCGTTCCCGACGATGACGCCTGGGTTATCTTCACGTCGGGCTCCACGGGAACACCCAAAGGCGTCGCTGTCCAGCACCGCTCCGCCGCGGCCTTCGTGGACGCCGAAGCAAGGATCTTCCTTCAAAACGAGCCGCTCGGCCCACAGGACCGGGTATTGGCAGGACTCTCGGTGGCCTTCGACGCGTCCTGCGAAGAGATGTGGCTGGCCTGGCGGCACGGCGCCTGCCTGGTACCCGCTCCGCGGGCGCTGGTCCGCACCGGCATGGACCTGGGCCCCTGGCTCATCAACCACGGAATCAGCGCCGTTTCCACCGTCCCCACGCTGGCAGCGCTGTGGCCTGCCGAAGCCCTGGAAAACGTCCGCCTCCTGATTTTTGGCGGAGAGGCATGCCCGCCCGAGCTCGCCGGGCGCCTGGCCGTGCAGGGGAGGGAAGTCTGGAATACGTACGGCCCCACGGAGGCAACCGTGGTGGCATGTGCGGCACCCCTCGGCGGGCCGGGCCCCGTGCGCATCGGACTGCCGCTGGATGGCTGGGACCTCGCCGTCGTTGACCGGCATGGGGTGCCGGTAGCTGAAGGCGAAGTGGGTGAACTGATCATCGGCGGCGTCGGCCTGGCACGCTACCTGGACCCGGCCAAAGACGCTGAGAAGTACGCGCCCATGCCGAGCCTGGGCTGGGCACGCGCCTACCGGTCAGGAGACCTGGTTCGTTACGAGCAGGCAGGCCTGGTCTTCGAGGGGCGCGCGGACGAGCAGGTGAAGCTTGGCGGGCGCAGGATTGAGCTGGGCGAGATTGACGCGGCCCTGCAGTCCCTCCCGCAGGTGGCAGGTGCTGCTGCTGCGGTCCAGACGACGGCTGCCGGGAACCAGATCCTGGTGGGCTATCTGGCTCCGGTTTCCGGACAGGAACTGGACCTTGCCGCTGCCCGGAACCAACTCGCAGCCAGCCTGCCGGCAGCACTGGTTCCGCTGCTCACGGCGGTGGAAGCACTGCCCACGAAAACCAGCGGCAAGGTGGACCGCCATGCCCTGCCGTGGCCCTTGGCCGGGACCGGCGCAGCAGAGGCCGACACCGCGCCGCTGAACCTGCCGGACGATGCCGCCTGGATCGTGGAGCAGTGGAGCGCCGTCCTTGGCAGTCCCGTCACCTCCCTCGATGCCGACTTCTTCGCGTATGGCGGCGGTTCCCTGTCAGCCGCCCAGCTGGTGTCCGCCCTCCGGGCGCGGTACCCCACCATCACGGTGGCGGATATTTACGCGACGCCCCGGATCGGAGCCTTGGTTGAGCTGGCACGGCAATCCCGGCCCGGTGGCACTGCGGTCCCGGCTCCCGGGCGCGCCATTCGGCCAACGGCCAGGAAGTCCCAGGTCTTCCAAACCCTGATGGGGGTTCCGCTGCACATCCTGGTGGGCATGCGATGGCTGACCTACGTCATGGCGGCAAACAATATCCTGGCCGCATTGGCCGGTTTCAGCGCTGCACCCACTGTTTCCTGGTGGTGGGTGGGAGCATCCTGGCTGGTGTTTGTCAGCCCGGCCGGGCGGATGGCAATTTCTGTCGGTGCCGCCAGGTTCCTGCTGCGCGGGGCAAGGCCCGGCACGTATCCGCGCTCGGGACGGGTCCATCTGCGGCTGTGGCTTGCTGAACAGATCCAGGACCTGGCCGGGGCCATCAGCCTCGCCAGTGCGCCGTGGGTCCCCTACTACGCCAGGGCGCTCGGAGCGAAAATAGGCAAGGATGTCCAGCTCCATTCACTGCCCCCGGTGACCGGCCTGCTGTCCCTGGGCAACGGAGCAAATGTCGAGCCCGAGGTGGATCTCTCCGGCTGGTGGATCGACGGTGACAGCGTCCACATCGGCGCCATCCGCATCGGCTCCGGGGCCACGGTAGGGGCCCGCAGCACGCTGATGCCTGGCGCCTCCGTTGGAGCCGGCGCCCAGGTGGAGGCGGGATCCGCAGTAGTGGGCAAGGTAAAAGCGGGCCATCTGGCAGCGGGTTCTCCCGCCCGGCGGCAGGGTAAGGCGAAACGTTCAGCGCCGGCTACCCCTGTCCAAAACCCAGTCACCGCCCGGCTCTGGTTTGTCGGGTTCGCGGCAGCTTCGGCCGTCCTGGCCATGATCCCGTACCTGTCCGCCGCCGCCGCGCTCTGGGTGGCCTTCCTCTTCATCCAGGGCAGCACCTCGCTCTCCGGTGCCCTGCCACAGCTGCTCGTGGCGCTTCCGCTCTCTTCCCTGGCATGGTTCCTCACCAATGCGGTGCTGGTCCTCGCCGCTGTCCGGTTGCTGAGCATTGGGCTTACCGAGGGGTACCACCGGGTACGCAGCCGCACCGGCTGGCAGGTCTGGGCCACCGAGCGCGTCATGGACCTCGCCCGGGAACTGCTGTTCCCGATCTACGCCAGCCTTTTCACGCCCGTGTGGCTGCGGCTGCTGGGTGCGAAAATAGGCAGGAACGTGGAGGCATCCACCGTGCTGCTGATTCCCTCAATGACCACCGTGGGCGAGGGGGCGTTCCTCGCCGACGACACCATGGTTGCCTCCTACGAACTGGACAGTGGCTGGCTCCGGGTGGCCCCCGCCAAAATCGGCAAGCGTTCCTTCCTGGGGAATTCGGGAATGACGGCCGCAGGACGGAGCGTGCCCAAGAACTCCCTGGTCGCAGTCCTCTCCACGACCCCCGCAAAGGCGAAGTCGGGCACATCCTGGCTGGGCAGCCCGCCCGTCAGGCTGCGGCGGACCGCCATCGCCTCTGACCACGCCCGGACGTTCCAGCCCCCGCTGAAGCTAAGGGTGGCCCGGTCCCTCTGGGAGCTGGGAAGATTCCTGCCGGTCATGCTCACCGTCGGAATAGCAGCCGGAACCATGCTTGCCTTTGACTGGCTGGCGGCGGCTTTCAACTATGGGGTGGCGGCCATCCTCAGCGGCATCGTTATGCTCGTGGCCGGGGCGGTGGCGGCCGGCGCGTCAGTGCTCGCCAAATGGGTCCTGGTGGGACGGATCCGTCCCGGCGAGCACCCGTTGTGGAGTTCCTTCATCTGGCGCAACGAAGTGGTGGACACTTTCATCGAACTGGTCAGCGCGCCCTGGTTCGCCCGGGCTGCAACCGGCACACCTGCCCTGGTGTGGTGGCTGCGTGCACTGGGCGCCAAGATCGGGTCCGGCACCTGGTGCGAGAGTTACTGGCTGCCGGAGGCCGACCTGGTGACCCTGGGCCGGAATGCCACGGTGAACCGCGGCTGCGTGGTGCAGACGCACCTGTTCCACGACAGGGTGATGAGCATGGACACTGTTACGCTCGAAGACGGGGCAACCATGGGCCCGCACGGAGTCATCCTTCCGCAGGCCAGTGTTGGCGCCGGCGGAACCGTGGGCCCTGCGTCCCTGGTGATGCGCGGCGAAACGATCCCCGCCGCAACGTACTGGATGGGCAATCCGGTCAGTCCGTGGCGCGGGCCCGCGGCACACCCTGACTAA
- a CDS encoding M1 family metallopeptidase, which produces MSSPASTAGGPVPAYGGAAADPYLPGSGSTAYRVDRYELELDYKVSSNRLSGRAVLHGVVLVPTSAIVLDLAGLRATKVQLDGRKTARFSQRREQLVVSAQAALQPGQAFTLEIRYEGSPSPRKGLWGEVGWEELSDGVLVANQPNGAPSWFPCNDHPRDKASYRFTVTTDAHYRAVCNGLLQSRTTRSSRETWVYEQAEPMPTYLATVQIGRYGLLELETGKHVAQVPQSVAVAPGLAERARLGLALQPAMMRTFINCFGPYPFPGYTVVVTEDELEIPLEAQGMSILGPNHLDQDWESQRLIAHELSHQWFGNSLTAASWQDIWLHEGFACYSEWIWSQEAGIMSVAARADAAWRRLKADAQDLLVGDPGPEHMFDDRVYKRGALAVHAVRMACGDLAFFALLQGWLTQHRHGSVSTHDFFVAVDRATDLDAESLLHPWLYEEVLPPLPAG; this is translated from the coding sequence ATGAGTTCTCCAGCATCGACCGCCGGTGGCCCTGTCCCCGCCTACGGCGGCGCAGCCGCGGACCCGTACCTGCCCGGGTCCGGCAGCACCGCCTACCGGGTGGACCGCTACGAACTCGAGCTTGACTACAAAGTCAGCAGCAACCGGCTCAGCGGCAGGGCGGTTCTGCACGGCGTAGTCCTTGTGCCGACGTCGGCCATTGTCCTGGACCTGGCCGGCCTGCGGGCCACCAAGGTGCAGCTCGACGGCCGGAAGACCGCACGGTTCAGCCAGCGGCGGGAGCAACTGGTGGTCAGTGCGCAGGCTGCACTGCAGCCGGGGCAGGCCTTCACCCTTGAGATCCGATACGAAGGCAGTCCCTCGCCTCGGAAGGGCCTGTGGGGCGAGGTGGGCTGGGAGGAACTGTCCGACGGCGTCCTGGTGGCCAACCAGCCGAACGGGGCGCCTTCCTGGTTCCCCTGCAACGACCACCCCCGGGACAAAGCCAGCTACCGGTTCACCGTCACCACGGACGCGCATTACCGTGCCGTCTGCAACGGCCTCCTGCAGTCCCGAACCACCCGCTCAAGCCGGGAGACGTGGGTCTACGAGCAGGCGGAGCCCATGCCCACCTACCTGGCCACCGTGCAGATCGGCCGTTACGGGCTGCTGGAACTGGAAACGGGAAAGCACGTTGCCCAGGTGCCGCAGTCCGTGGCGGTGGCGCCCGGCCTGGCGGAGCGTGCCCGGCTTGGGCTGGCACTGCAGCCCGCCATGATGCGGACCTTCATCAACTGCTTCGGCCCGTATCCGTTCCCCGGCTACACGGTGGTGGTGACGGAGGACGAGCTGGAAATCCCGCTGGAAGCCCAGGGCATGTCCATCCTGGGGCCCAACCATCTGGACCAGGACTGGGAATCGCAGCGGCTGATAGCCCACGAACTGTCGCACCAGTGGTTTGGAAATTCCCTGACGGCCGCATCCTGGCAGGACATTTGGCTGCACGAGGGCTTTGCCTGCTATTCAGAATGGATCTGGTCCCAGGAAGCCGGGATCATGTCCGTGGCCGCCCGCGCCGATGCCGCCTGGCGCCGCCTGAAGGCGGACGCACAGGACCTCCTGGTGGGCGACCCCGGGCCGGAGCACATGTTCGATGACCGGGTTTACAAGCGGGGGGCACTGGCCGTGCACGCCGTCCGGATGGCATGCGGAGACCTCGCCTTCTTTGCCCTGCTCCAGGGATGGCTCACGCAGCACCGCCACGGGTCAGTCTCCACGCATGACTTCTTTGTGGCGGTGGACAGGGCAACTGACCTTGACGCCGAGTCGTTGCTGCACCCGTGGCTTTATGAGGAAGTCCTGCCACCCCTCCCCGCGGGGTAA